One window of the Polyangium spumosum genome contains the following:
- a CDS encoding type III pantothenate kinase, whose product MLLVVDVGNTNISFGVFEGTKLLHHVRSESARNRTADEYAVLVRQMLALRGVDPDLIESAIIASVVPTLTDTMIELVRRAFRRDPLVVGPGIKTGMAILYENPREVGADRIVNAVAAYEWAKGPVIVVDFGTATTFDCVTPKGEYLGGVITPGVHISAEALFSRAARLSRVEITLPPKVVGRNPVHSMQSGIVYGYAGLVDGLCKRLVDELGYTCRVVATGGLARLIAPLTTSIEQVDDDLTLTGLRLLYERNRGTEGA is encoded by the coding sequence ATGCTGCTCGTCGTCGACGTGGGCAACACGAACATCTCGTTCGGCGTGTTCGAAGGGACGAAGCTCCTGCACCACGTGCGCTCCGAGAGCGCGCGGAACCGCACGGCCGACGAGTACGCGGTCCTCGTCCGTCAGATGCTGGCGCTGCGCGGCGTCGATCCCGACCTCATCGAGAGCGCCATCATCGCGAGCGTCGTGCCGACCCTGACCGACACCATGATCGAGCTCGTCCGCCGCGCCTTCCGCCGCGATCCGCTCGTCGTCGGTCCGGGCATCAAGACGGGCATGGCCATCCTCTACGAGAACCCGCGCGAGGTCGGCGCCGACCGCATCGTCAACGCCGTCGCGGCCTACGAGTGGGCGAAGGGCCCCGTCATCGTCGTCGACTTCGGCACGGCCACGACCTTCGACTGCGTGACGCCGAAGGGCGAGTACCTCGGCGGCGTGATCACGCCCGGCGTGCACATCAGCGCCGAGGCCCTCTTCTCGCGCGCCGCGCGCCTCTCCCGCGTCGAGATCACCTTGCCCCCCAAGGTCGTCGGGAGAAACCCGGTCCACAGCATGCAATCCGGCATCGTGTACGGCTACGCGGGCCTCGTGGACGGCCTCTGCAAGCGCCTCGTCGACGAGCTCGGCTACACCTGCCGCGTCGTCGCCACGGGCGGCCTCGCGCGGCTCATCGCGCCGCTCACCACGTCCATCGAGCAGGTCGACGACGACCTCACGCTCACGGGCCTGCGCCTGCTCTACGAGCGCAACCGCGGGACGGAAGGCGCTTGA
- a CDS encoding FecCD family ABC transporter permease, which yields MIRRPILPAAALLVLVTALALAFGTEPVSLADALHEDGLARTILLDVRLPRVALAAMAGAGLGVVGAAFQALLRNPLAEPYVLGVSGGAALGATTAIALGLGATTLLGAALIPAASLVGGLLATSLVYAVARGMRGGASGTAILLAGVMVNSMAAALITFLKALVPPSRAQQLLRWLVGFVDLPHASSLLAALAYVGVGCAVLLRDAGRLNVLVLGDATAGTLGVDVRALERRTFIASSCVVGAIVSLTGLIGFVGLVVPHAVRRLIGPDQRRVLPVSLLSGATMLIGCDLLARLAFRSLGTEPPVGAVTALIGGPAFLVLLRRSGG from the coding sequence TTGATCCGACGACCGATCCTGCCCGCCGCCGCGCTCCTCGTCCTCGTCACCGCCCTCGCGCTCGCCTTCGGCACCGAGCCTGTCTCGCTCGCAGACGCCCTCCACGAGGACGGCCTCGCCCGCACGATCCTGCTCGACGTGCGCCTGCCGCGTGTCGCCCTCGCCGCCATGGCCGGCGCCGGCCTCGGCGTCGTCGGCGCCGCGTTCCAGGCGCTCCTCCGCAACCCGCTCGCCGAGCCGTACGTGCTCGGCGTCTCGGGCGGCGCCGCGCTCGGCGCCACCACGGCCATCGCCCTCGGCCTCGGCGCCACCACGCTGCTCGGCGCGGCGCTCATCCCGGCCGCCTCGCTCGTCGGCGGCCTGCTCGCCACCTCGCTCGTCTACGCCGTCGCGCGTGGCATGCGCGGCGGCGCCTCGGGCACGGCCATCCTGCTCGCCGGCGTGATGGTCAACTCCATGGCCGCCGCGCTCATCACGTTCCTCAAGGCCCTCGTCCCGCCCTCACGCGCGCAGCAGCTCTTGCGCTGGCTCGTCGGCTTCGTCGACCTCCCGCACGCCTCGTCGCTCCTCGCGGCCCTCGCCTACGTGGGCGTCGGCTGCGCCGTGCTCCTCCGCGACGCCGGGCGCCTCAACGTCCTCGTGCTCGGCGACGCGACGGCCGGCACGCTCGGCGTCGACGTGCGCGCCCTCGAGCGGCGCACGTTCATCGCCTCCTCGTGTGTCGTCGGCGCGATTGTCAGCTTGACCGGCCTCATCGGCTTCGTGGGCCTCGTCGTCCCGCACGCCGTCCGCCGCTTGATCGGCCCCGACCAGCGGCGCGTCTTGCCCGTCTCGCTCCTCTCGGGCGCGACGATGCTCATCGGCTGCGACCTCCTCGCGCGCCTCGCCTTCCGCTCGCTCGGCACCGAGCCGCCCGTCGGCGCCGTGACGGCGCTGATCGGCGGCCCGGCCTTCCTCGTGCTCCTGCGTCGCTCGGGCGGTTAA
- a CDS encoding glutathione S-transferase family protein, which produces MDIKFYYTPMTSAARVHWALEELGIPYEKVKLDLAAGDQRKPEFLALNPNGKVPLLVAEGRPIFEGLAILLYLGERFGVDKGLFPPPNPERAEAFQWLAWGNVTMGEALQRFLRNTLDRFPEDERNPKAAETAKKDIAAQFVILNDALEGKEYLVGNTFTFADIGIAAAIPFMRRFGIDTSAFANVNAWVDRCTARPAFARIMQG; this is translated from the coding sequence ATGGACATCAAGTTCTATTACACGCCGATGACGAGCGCGGCGCGGGTGCACTGGGCGCTCGAGGAGCTCGGCATCCCGTACGAGAAGGTCAAGCTCGACCTCGCGGCGGGTGATCAGCGCAAGCCGGAGTTCCTCGCGCTCAACCCGAACGGCAAGGTGCCGCTCCTCGTCGCCGAGGGCCGCCCGATCTTCGAGGGCCTCGCGATCCTGCTCTACCTCGGCGAGCGCTTCGGCGTGGACAAGGGGCTCTTCCCGCCGCCGAACCCGGAGCGCGCCGAGGCCTTCCAGTGGCTGGCCTGGGGCAACGTGACCATGGGAGAAGCGCTGCAGCGGTTCCTCCGCAACACGCTGGATCGTTTCCCCGAGGACGAGCGGAACCCGAAGGCCGCCGAGACCGCGAAGAAGGACATCGCCGCGCAGTTCGTGATCCTGAACGACGCGCTCGAGGGCAAGGAGTACCTCGTGGGCAACACGTTCACGTTCGCCGACATCGGCATCGCCGCGGCCATCCCGTTCATGAGGCGCTTCGGCATCGATACGAGCGCCTTCGCGAACGTGAACGCGTGGGTCGATCGGTGCACGGCGCGGCCCGCGTTCGCGCGGATCATGCAGGGTTAA
- a CDS encoding cytochrome C peroxidase, with amino-acid sequence MRTSVAVIGLVAAATAGLAAGCGSTGRGGAEAKAPGVGERSCARVRPGVGAKPVAGARQGGVVALAKAGGKTIAYVADEDDGDIHTVDVATGKELGTTQLGGTPSQLVVAADGRVVVALRDKAAIEVLEPEADPSKPLVSLCTVPTPIEPVALSTTPDDRTLLVSSGWGAALTAYDVASMRRTYEVPLPREPRGVVVSDDGKKAFVAHVVGSRMSVVDLEAKRARPVDVGGIEEGGFRRGKIGLFGGGEEIERRACQGFALAKSTELSGRIFAPQVLVDPGRAEERSEGYGSGGMNPPEVAAVAVVDEDTEQPIGESIHVKPDVRQMVGATRPRPACLLPRAAAIDPASRSLFVTCLGIDAVVEYDAAAADPQRAERRRFPVAAGPTGLAVDVEGRRLVVWSQFDRTLQIAPLGGEDAAEAEAPAVVRVGLSRKAQTAALADLELGRRLFHASGDSRISNDGRACASCHPDGRDDALTWATPEGPRQTPMLAGRLAKTAPYGWTGRGDSVEAHLAETFGRLGGGGLARRELDALVAFATSLTPPEAERKDPSNEALVQHGKVVFHSAETGCGSCHHEEGAWTDHRAHDVSSRADADVAATFDTPSLRFVGGTAPYFHDGRYATLRSLLIGVDGTMGHTKHLSKGDLDALEAYMRSL; translated from the coding sequence ATGCGAACGAGCGTTGCGGTCATCGGTCTGGTTGCTGCGGCGACGGCAGGTCTCGCGGCGGGGTGTGGGAGCACGGGGCGCGGGGGCGCGGAGGCGAAGGCGCCCGGCGTCGGGGAGAGGAGCTGCGCGCGCGTGCGCCCGGGCGTGGGCGCGAAGCCCGTGGCCGGCGCGCGGCAGGGCGGCGTGGTCGCGCTGGCGAAGGCCGGGGGCAAGACGATCGCGTACGTCGCGGACGAGGATGACGGCGACATCCACACGGTCGACGTCGCGACGGGCAAGGAGCTCGGGACGACCCAGCTCGGAGGGACGCCGTCGCAGCTCGTCGTGGCGGCCGATGGTCGCGTCGTGGTGGCGCTCCGGGACAAGGCGGCGATCGAGGTGCTCGAGCCGGAGGCCGATCCGTCGAAGCCGCTCGTGTCGCTCTGCACGGTGCCGACGCCGATCGAGCCGGTCGCGCTCTCGACGACGCCCGATGACAGGACGTTGCTCGTGTCGAGCGGCTGGGGCGCGGCGCTCACGGCGTACGACGTGGCGAGCATGCGCCGGACGTACGAGGTGCCGCTGCCGCGCGAGCCTCGGGGGGTCGTGGTCTCGGACGACGGCAAGAAGGCGTTCGTCGCGCACGTCGTGGGCTCGCGGATGAGCGTGGTCGATCTCGAGGCGAAGCGCGCGCGCCCGGTGGACGTGGGCGGGATCGAGGAGGGCGGGTTCCGGCGGGGGAAGATCGGCCTCTTCGGCGGCGGCGAGGAGATCGAGCGGCGCGCGTGTCAGGGGTTCGCGCTCGCCAAGTCGACCGAGCTCTCGGGGCGGATCTTCGCGCCGCAGGTGCTCGTGGATCCGGGGCGCGCCGAGGAGCGCTCGGAGGGGTACGGCAGCGGCGGCATGAACCCGCCGGAGGTCGCGGCGGTCGCGGTCGTCGACGAGGACACCGAGCAGCCGATCGGCGAGTCGATCCACGTGAAGCCGGACGTGCGGCAGATGGTGGGCGCGACGCGACCTCGCCCCGCGTGTTTGCTCCCGCGGGCGGCGGCGATCGACCCGGCTTCGCGCTCGCTCTTCGTCACGTGCCTCGGCATCGACGCGGTCGTCGAGTACGACGCGGCGGCGGCCGATCCGCAGCGGGCCGAGCGGCGCCGCTTCCCGGTCGCCGCAGGGCCGACGGGGCTCGCGGTCGACGTGGAGGGCCGGCGGCTCGTCGTGTGGTCGCAGTTCGATCGCACGCTCCAGATCGCGCCGCTCGGCGGAGAGGACGCGGCCGAGGCGGAGGCGCCCGCGGTGGTGCGCGTCGGGCTCTCGCGCAAGGCGCAGACGGCGGCGCTCGCGGATCTCGAGCTCGGCCGGAGGCTCTTTCACGCGAGTGGTGATTCACGCATCTCGAACGACGGTCGCGCCTGCGCGAGTTGCCATCCCGACGGGCGTGACGACGCGCTCACGTGGGCGACGCCGGAGGGGCCGCGGCAGACGCCGATGCTCGCCGGCAGGCTCGCGAAGACGGCGCCATACGGCTGGACGGGCCGCGGCGACAGCGTCGAGGCGCACCTCGCGGAGACCTTCGGTCGGCTCGGCGGAGGCGGGCTCGCGCGGCGTGAGCTCGACGCGCTCGTCGCGTTCGCCACGAGCCTCACGCCTCCGGAGGCGGAGAGGAAGGATCCGTCGAACGAAGCGCTCGTTCAGCACGGCAAGGTGGTCTTCCACTCGGCAGAGACGGGCTGCGGGAGCTGCCATCACGAGGAGGGCGCGTGGACCGATCACAGGGCGCACGACGTCTCGAGCCGCGCCGACGCCGACGTCGCGGCCACGTTCGACACGCCCTCGCTCCGCTTCGTCGGCGGCACGGCGCCGTATTTCCACGACGGCCGCTACGCGACCTTGCGTTCGCTCCTGATCGGCGTCGACGGCACGATGGGCCACACGAAGCACCTCTCGAAGGGAGACCTCGACGCGCTCGAGGCCTACATGAGGAGCCTGTGA
- a CDS encoding (deoxy)nucleoside triphosphate pyrophosphohydrolase — translation MEPPRTIRVVAAVIEHEGRYLITQRRPTALLPLLWEFPGGRVEDAETDAAALKREVFHRLGVEVEPGQMISFVSHPYERYVVDLYLYECRITAGEPAPLAVNAFKWVTSAEFDQHPFTPADEASMNKLLGMG, via the coding sequence ATGGAACCGCCGCGTACGATCCGCGTCGTTGCTGCCGTCATCGAGCACGAAGGGCGTTACCTCATCACGCAGCGCCGCCCGACGGCCCTCTTGCCCTTGTTGTGGGAGTTCCCCGGCGGGCGCGTGGAGGACGCGGAGACGGACGCGGCGGCGCTGAAGCGCGAGGTCTTCCATCGGCTCGGGGTCGAGGTCGAGCCGGGGCAGATGATCTCGTTCGTGAGCCACCCGTACGAGCGGTACGTCGTGGACCTCTACCTCTACGAGTGCCGCATCACGGCGGGCGAGCCCGCGCCGCTGGCGGTGAACGCGTTCAAGTGGGTCACGAGCGCGGAGTTCGACCAGCACCCGTTCACGCCCGCCGATGAGGCCAGCATGAACAAGCTGCTGGGGATGGGCTGA
- a CDS encoding FHA domain-containing protein, protein MITCPKCNKENQDHYKFCLGCGSELPRDASPKKFASGGTPPQGIPVVRPGAVTDDMGAKGAVAQFPPPAPAAVHPPIAAQAAPAAGAGPVICKDCGHANALTNRFCASCGAKLPKPGSVPAMAAASPAAPPVASTPSAMTVVLTALRADGSEAGSYTLPSATFTIGRDVGAIFAGDNYLSPRHATFVSKNGKLTVRDESSLNGVYKKLRRDEPIAVMIGDVFRIGQEIVRFEALSAMQATADGVERLGSPSKGYVGRIALIIGRDATGNSFPIPETGLHLGRERGDVLFPEDGYVSGLHCRISYERGQLFVTDLGSSNGTFTRISSEVDLIDGDVLLMGQQLFRINIQA, encoded by the coding sequence GTGATTACCTGTCCCAAATGCAACAAGGAGAACCAGGACCACTACAAGTTCTGCCTGGGCTGCGGATCGGAGCTGCCGAGGGATGCTTCTCCGAAGAAGTTTGCGTCGGGCGGCACGCCGCCGCAGGGCATCCCTGTCGTTCGTCCGGGCGCCGTGACGGACGACATGGGGGCGAAGGGCGCGGTGGCGCAGTTCCCGCCGCCCGCGCCTGCAGCCGTGCACCCGCCGATCGCGGCGCAGGCCGCGCCTGCGGCGGGCGCGGGTCCCGTGATCTGCAAGGATTGCGGGCACGCGAACGCGCTGACGAACCGGTTCTGCGCGTCGTGCGGCGCGAAGCTGCCGAAGCCCGGGAGCGTGCCGGCGATGGCCGCCGCCTCGCCCGCGGCGCCGCCGGTGGCCTCGACGCCGAGCGCGATGACGGTCGTCCTGACCGCTCTTCGCGCGGACGGCTCGGAGGCGGGCTCGTACACGTTGCCATCGGCGACGTTCACGATCGGCCGTGACGTCGGGGCGATCTTCGCGGGTGACAACTACCTGTCGCCGCGGCACGCGACGTTCGTGTCGAAGAACGGCAAGCTCACCGTGCGTGACGAGAGCTCGCTGAACGGCGTGTACAAGAAGCTGCGCCGCGACGAGCCGATCGCGGTGATGATCGGCGACGTGTTCCGCATCGGCCAGGAGATCGTCCGCTTCGAGGCGCTCTCGGCGATGCAGGCGACGGCGGACGGCGTGGAGCGGCTCGGCAGCCCGTCGAAGGGCTACGTGGGTCGCATCGCGCTGATCATCGGCCGGGACGCGACGGGCAACTCGTTCCCGATCCCGGAGACGGGCCTGCACCTCGGCCGCGAGCGTGGGGACGTGCTCTTCCCCGAGGACGGTTACGTCTCGGGTCTGCACTGCCGCATCAGCTACGAGCGTGGCCAGCTCTTCGTCACGGATCTGGGCAGCTCGAACGGCACGTTCACCCGGATCTCGTCGGAGGTGGATCTCATCGACGGGGACGTGTTGCTGATGGGCCAGCAGCTCTTCCGGATCAACATTCAAGCTTGA
- the ruvA gene encoding Holliday junction branch migration protein RuvA gives MIGRLTGRIVEDSAEGVVVIDVGGVGYEVTVPLGALGRAAREGDGVVTLYVHTHVREDTFALYGFPTLDDRAAFRALIGVSSVGPKMAMSILGALPAGELAAALARGEASRLVAVPGIGKKTAERLILELKGKLAAAPVVAKGAEAPRPAATEGKAELLHGALTRMGFRPAEAERAVTALGARVQTEPLGDLVREALALLSSK, from the coding sequence TTGATCGGCAGGCTCACGGGCCGCATCGTCGAGGACTCGGCCGAGGGCGTCGTGGTCATCGACGTCGGAGGTGTCGGCTACGAGGTCACGGTGCCGCTCGGCGCGCTCGGGCGTGCGGCGCGGGAGGGTGACGGCGTCGTCACCCTCTACGTGCACACGCACGTCCGGGAAGACACCTTCGCGCTCTACGGCTTCCCGACGCTGGACGATCGCGCGGCGTTTCGCGCGCTGATCGGGGTCTCCAGCGTGGGGCCGAAGATGGCGATGTCGATCCTGGGGGCGCTGCCCGCGGGCGAGCTCGCGGCGGCGCTCGCGCGCGGCGAGGCGTCGCGGCTCGTGGCCGTCCCCGGGATCGGCAAGAAGACCGCCGAGCGGCTCATCCTCGAGCTCAAGGGCAAGCTCGCGGCGGCGCCGGTCGTCGCGAAGGGCGCCGAGGCGCCGAGGCCCGCGGCGACCGAGGGCAAAGCGGAGCTCTTGCACGGCGCGCTCACGCGGATGGGCTTCCGGCCGGCCGAGGCCGAGCGCGCGGTGACGGCGCTCGGCGCGCGCGTGCAGACCGAGCCCCTCGGCGATCTCGTGCGCGAGGCGCTCGCGCTCCTCTCCTCCAAGTAA
- a CDS encoding LysM peptidoglycan-binding domain-containing protein: MTHTRALASSSLVLLALAASGHARAQDTDAAPSQGGGAQVTVVQVPQAPAPPTQVVVPGYPQPGFNPDGHLPSSSRSTLDTSRSADGFDLLPDPEASETVRGTANGGFVLEGQHVPELHSVRTGDTLWDISSRYYKNPYGWPRLWAQNPQIQNPHWIYPGDQVRLRDSSDSGLPGMRRLLSGERKVAPQTVFLRDTGWLDDKKEDVWGEINGSPADKMLLAAGDDVYVQLDDKHEVAVGQLLTIFRPLVTSGDAAQKGQLISIRGTLRVDRINPQTRMVRGRVVESLDTVERGAKVGPVDRRFVVVSPVTSAEDIEAKIVAALYPHAFYGQHQVVFLDKGEKEGVKPGMRFFALRRGDRWRHTLRAAGKFATMRPVVEDDRPAQTEALAPPADENLFPDETYAELRVLKVREHTATALVTASQHEIERGAFVAARKGY; the protein is encoded by the coding sequence ATGACGCACACACGCGCCCTCGCCTCGAGCTCCCTCGTCCTCCTCGCCCTCGCGGCCTCGGGCCACGCGCGCGCGCAGGACACCGATGCCGCGCCTTCGCAGGGAGGCGGCGCGCAGGTCACCGTCGTGCAGGTCCCGCAGGCGCCGGCGCCGCCGACGCAGGTGGTCGTCCCGGGTTACCCGCAGCCCGGCTTCAACCCCGACGGACACCTGCCCTCGAGCTCGCGCTCCACGCTCGACACGTCGCGCTCCGCCGACGGCTTCGATCTGCTGCCCGATCCCGAGGCGAGCGAGACCGTGCGTGGCACGGCGAACGGCGGCTTCGTCCTCGAAGGTCAACACGTGCCGGAGCTCCACAGCGTGCGCACGGGCGACACGCTCTGGGACATCTCGAGCCGCTACTACAAGAACCCGTACGGCTGGCCGCGCCTCTGGGCGCAGAACCCGCAAATCCAGAACCCACACTGGATCTACCCCGGCGATCAGGTCCGCCTGCGCGACTCGAGCGACAGCGGCCTCCCCGGCATGCGCCGCCTCCTCAGCGGCGAGCGCAAGGTCGCGCCGCAGACGGTGTTCTTGCGCGACACGGGCTGGCTCGACGACAAGAAGGAAGACGTCTGGGGCGAGATCAACGGCAGCCCCGCGGACAAGATGCTGCTCGCCGCGGGCGACGACGTCTACGTGCAGCTCGACGACAAACACGAGGTCGCGGTCGGCCAGCTCCTCACGATCTTCCGCCCGCTCGTGACGAGCGGCGACGCCGCGCAGAAGGGCCAGCTCATCTCGATCCGCGGCACGTTGCGGGTCGATCGCATCAACCCGCAGACGCGTATGGTCCGCGGCCGCGTGGTCGAGTCGCTCGACACGGTCGAGCGCGGCGCGAAGGTCGGCCCGGTCGATCGGCGCTTCGTCGTCGTCTCGCCCGTGACGAGCGCCGAGGACATCGAGGCGAAGATCGTGGCGGCGCTTTATCCGCACGCGTTTTACGGGCAGCACCAGGTGGTGTTCCTGGACAAGGGCGAGAAGGAGGGCGTCAAGCCCGGGATGCGCTTCTTCGCCCTGCGCCGCGGCGATCGCTGGCGCCACACGTTACGCGCCGCCGGCAAGTTCGCGACCATGCGGCCGGTCGTCGAAGACGATCGCCCCGCGCAGACGGAGGCCCTCGCGCCGCCCGCCGACGAGAACCTCTTCCCGGACGAGACGTACGCGGAGCTGCGCGTGTTGAAGGTCCGTGAGCACACGGCGACGGCGCTGGTGACGGCCTCGCAGCACGAGATCGAGCGCGGCGCGTTCGTCGCGGCGCGCAAGGGTTACTGA
- a CDS encoding AAA family ATPase, with protein sequence MRIRRLEIHDLRSFRGKRVLDFTDPVTGEARDRVVLVGSNGSGKTTVFDVVEAMLRFVVDEAPPRILDEAGLVTLTMELGRDDPEPIDVAYGKLPEGDGWEPFGPRVFEEGEFRPCAYTRGSSFEKLVLELALLVQGKADLSGGLIYFPHDRELRPVRGGTIEPPPDDRQWISRYSPANQWTGSLEQLWVWQNYLDLERSSRGEPTGELASSVELLQAVLGPGRQVVVREGRVRVSTPWNDASGKPAAVLLDQLPSGERQCVMLFGEITRRKRPHGVLFIDEPEISLHPTLQRQTLAQLRRFARKLDMQVFLATHSREIVRSVPPGEVMSLDYPESRFDAPVDEEPS encoded by the coding sequence ATGCGGATCCGGCGCCTCGAAATCCACGACTTGCGGAGCTTTCGGGGCAAACGCGTCCTGGACTTCACGGATCCGGTGACGGGCGAGGCGCGGGACCGCGTGGTGCTGGTGGGGAGCAACGGGTCGGGGAAGACGACGGTGTTCGACGTCGTCGAGGCGATGTTGCGGTTCGTCGTCGACGAAGCCCCGCCACGGATTCTCGACGAGGCGGGTCTCGTGACGTTGACCATGGAGCTCGGGCGTGACGACCCCGAGCCCATCGATGTCGCTTACGGGAAGCTGCCCGAGGGCGACGGATGGGAGCCTTTTGGTCCACGGGTCTTCGAGGAGGGCGAGTTTCGCCCGTGTGCGTATACGCGTGGCTCCAGCTTCGAGAAATTGGTTCTGGAGCTTGCGCTATTGGTGCAGGGAAAGGCCGATCTCTCCGGCGGTTTGATCTACTTCCCGCACGACCGCGAGCTTCGTCCCGTTCGTGGCGGCACCATCGAGCCGCCGCCTGACGACCGCCAGTGGATCTCTCGCTACTCCCCCGCGAACCAGTGGACCGGCTCCCTCGAACAGCTCTGGGTCTGGCAGAACTACTTGGACCTCGAACGGAGTAGCCGCGGCGAGCCGACGGGTGAGCTCGCCTCGTCCGTCGAGCTCCTCCAGGCCGTGCTCGGCCCCGGGCGTCAGGTCGTCGTGCGCGAGGGGCGCGTCCGCGTCTCGACGCCATGGAACGACGCCTCGGGCAAACCTGCCGCGGTGCTGCTCGATCAGCTCCCGTCGGGGGAACGTCAGTGCGTGATGCTCTTCGGCGAGATCACGCGGCGCAAACGGCCGCACGGCGTGCTCTTCATCGACGAGCCCGAGATCAGCCTGCACCCGACCCTGCAGCGGCAGACCCTCGCGCAGCTTCGGCGCTTCGCACGCAAGCTCGACATGCAGGTCTTCCTCGCCACGCACTCGCGGGAGATCGTGCGCAGCGTCCCCCCTGGCGAGGTGATGAGCCTCGACTATCCGGAGAGCCGCTTCGACGCACCCGTCGACGAGGAACCTTCGTGA
- a CDS encoding radical SAM protein — MPPWSRPEPFGAWVRLDDRTLVAVDHALAARLGVPAGEPADAARPPRPLEVHLAVNARCHAPCADCYLDARPDGAEPSLGELRQRLASVRELGASTVAFGGGEPLLRDDLGELARYARSLGLVPVMTTSGFGLKEERADELRAFAQINVSHDGVGGAYAAVRGFDGARAAERAIEILARAGIAVGVNLVLTRRSVEQLEATAERVADLGAGELQLLRYKPQGRAAGLVYFEARLSSAQREALWPAITAVVHRRRLSVRIDCALVPLLSESLVAEPNAAELLASLGVFGCEAGRHLGGLDVAGREAPCSFSPSSTEEIDHFRAYHASPPEPCASCALFPVCRGGCQVVSRHASNTFSPDPECPRVQRHRAEASA; from the coding sequence ATGCCCCCCTGGTCCCGCCCCGAGCCCTTCGGCGCGTGGGTTCGTCTCGATGATCGAACCCTCGTCGCCGTCGATCACGCGCTCGCCGCGCGGCTCGGCGTTCCCGCGGGAGAGCCTGCGGACGCGGCGCGACCTCCACGCCCGCTCGAAGTCCACCTCGCGGTGAACGCGCGTTGCCACGCGCCTTGCGCCGATTGTTACCTCGACGCGCGGCCCGACGGCGCGGAGCCTTCCCTCGGGGAGCTCCGTCAGCGGCTCGCGAGCGTGCGCGAGCTCGGCGCTTCGACCGTGGCCTTCGGCGGCGGAGAGCCGCTCCTGCGTGACGACCTCGGCGAACTCGCGCGTTACGCGCGTTCGCTCGGGCTCGTGCCCGTGATGACCACGAGTGGCTTCGGGCTCAAGGAAGAGCGCGCGGACGAGCTCCGGGCGTTCGCGCAGATCAACGTGAGCCACGACGGCGTGGGCGGCGCGTACGCAGCCGTGCGTGGGTTCGACGGCGCACGCGCGGCCGAGCGCGCGATCGAGATCTTGGCGCGCGCGGGGATCGCCGTCGGCGTGAACCTCGTGCTCACGCGGCGATCGGTCGAACAGCTCGAGGCGACGGCCGAACGTGTCGCGGATCTCGGCGCGGGCGAGCTGCAGCTCTTGCGGTACAAGCCGCAGGGGCGCGCCGCGGGGCTCGTGTACTTCGAGGCGAGGCTCTCGTCGGCGCAAAGAGAGGCGCTCTGGCCGGCGATCACCGCCGTCGTACACCGGCGGAGGCTGTCGGTCCGGATCGACTGCGCGCTCGTGCCGCTGCTCTCCGAATCGCTCGTAGCCGAACCAAACGCGGCGGAGCTGCTCGCTTCGCTCGGCGTCTTCGGTTGCGAGGCCGGCAGGCACCTCGGCGGGCTCGACGTCGCGGGGCGCGAAGCGCCGTGTAGCTTCTCGCCTTCGTCGACCGAGGAGATCGATCACTTCCGCGCCTATCACGCTTCTCCGCCCGAACCCTGCGCTTCCTGCGCGCTCTTCCCCGTCTGTCGTGGTGGTTGCCAGGTCGTCTCGCGCCACGCGTCGAACACGTTCAGCCCCGACCCCGAGTGCCCGCGTGTGCAGCGCCATCGCGCCGAGGCCTCTGCGTGA